The nucleotide sequence TCTGCATAAACAAATCTGAGCATTAGAGGTGGCCCAACCACTCACGACAGTATCGATAAGCCGAACTCGATAAGCTATCGAGGTGGACTTTTCGATAGTTGGTTACACTATCGAGTATAATTAATATCGATTATTGTTGCTATCGACATTTGGTGGATGTATTCGCTAAATTGGTGAGTGTATTCGCTAAGGGCCACTGCACTAAAATCAcgataaaaatatttatttttaaaaacatcgaTATATTGATATTCTTATCGCTGGTCCAGGCGTGTTGTGTAAACGCTGGTTTTTTTCTGAATCCTAAATTCCGGCGCAAGCTCTCCGGAATTCTACGTATCCGGATCCACGATTTCACCTGGGACATGCTGAATATCCTGCGAAGGCGTCCGGCGTCCGTGCCCCTCATCCGGGCAGCGTTCAGCGCTCCACTGCACACATCGGAAAACCGGCCGGGTTACATAGTGCTGTAAGTACTGAAGTCACCTCCATTTGGCTTCCGGAGACACTAAGACTGTACTTTCAGGGTCCCGGAGATCGGCGAGGAGGGACCGCTGGGCGAGGGTGTGCTTAAGCCGGATGGACTGCCCGCCTTCAGTGACATCACCATCGAAATGTGCCTGGGCGCCATTGGCCAGCAGGCATCGGCGGTGGAGAACTCGGTGAAGGCGCTAGAGAACGACCTGCACAGTGGCAAGCCGCTGGACGCCCGCGGCATCTTCCGAGAACTGGACACAGTCACGGGGCCACTAGAGACGACGTGGGGCGTTGCCAAGGCTCTGTACCTGGGCAACTCCACGCTGATTCCCACTAAATCCTACATGAACATCCACGAACGTGCGCGAAATGCCAGGGCGGCCAAGTTCTGCAACCACACTGTGTACAAGGCACTCAAGGATGCTACCTCCGAGTCCGGACCGGATGAGCAGCGTCTACGTCAAAAGTTTCTGCTCGAGGGCAAGCTTAACGGGCTCATTTTGGACAAGGAGAAGCAGGACGGGCTGAAGGAGCTGCTCACCCATTTGGGCCGCGAGAGAGCCAGCTTTAAAAACAAAGTCAACATGGCAGTGCACTCGTTCGGTCAAGTGATTACAGACTTCAACCTTGTAAGGGATTTCCCGCCTTCGCTCCTCGAGGCCACCGCACGCGATTCCAACCAGCCCCTGCAGGGTCCCTGGAAGATTACGCTACAGCCTCAAGTGGTGGACGGGTTCCTCAAGTACTGCCCAGAACGACTGCAGCGCTGGAACGTTTGGAGGGCCAGCGTACTAAAAGCCTCTTCGACACAAGAAAAATCCCTGGAAAACAGCACGCACTTGGAGAAGATCCGCGGATTGCGCAAGCGACAAGCGAATTTGCTGGGCTATGCCAACTTCGCGGACATGTCCATGCAGACCAAGATGGTGGGCAGCGTCGACAACCTGAAGCAGATCTTCGCCAAGCTACTGAAGTTCGCCGGCCCTGCTCAAAGTGTGGAGCTGGAAAAACTACAGAGTTTCGCCCAGGACAGCGGCTGTGACTACAAGCTGGACGCCTACGACGTGGCCTACTGGCGCCGCAAGCAACTGGTGGCGGAGCACGGCCTGCAGGAACAGAAGATCAGTGAGTTCTTCCCACTGCCCCGCGTTCTCTCCGGAATGTTTGCGCTCAGCGAAAAACTCTTCGGCATCCATATAGTGGAGCAGCCCAATGCGGAGGTGTGGCATCCAGCAGTCAAGTTCTACGATGTTTTCGATGCTGACTCGGCTAATAGCTCCACTCCGGTAGGAGGCTTCTATGTGGACTGCTACTCCAAGGAGCACAAGTTCGGCAGAAACAACGGTTGGATGGTGGGCATAAGGAACAGCAATAAATCAGCAGGCCTTACGCCCCTCTGCGCCCTGATTTTCAACTTCTCGGAGCCGCAGCGAAATCTGGCCGAGGGCAGACCTCCACTCCTGGGTTATGATGATCTGCAAATGCTGTTCAAGACTTTCGGTAGCGGACTGCAACACCTGCTCACCCAAGCGGGTTACAGCGATTTGGCGGGTCTTTCAAACATTGAGTGGGATGCCTCACAGGTGTCCGGTCACGTGATGAGCAACTTCCTCGACGACCCCACAGTGATTCGAAGCCTTTCCGGGCATTTTAGCAGCGGTGAGCCGCTCGAAGCCGAGATCTCCCAAAAGATGCGACTGCTTAAGACCCAACTGGCTGGATATAATCTCTGCCAGGACCTGTACTTGGCAGATCTCGACATCGAGCTGCACCGTTCGAATGCCTTTTGGCTGGATATTGTTCGCAAACTGTGGCCCGTATACCACTGCATGCCTCTGGACAAGAAGGACGCCCACCCCTGCTCTCTCACGGACATTTTTGCTGGAGATTGGGCGGCCGCCCAGTTCAGCCACTTGTACTCCCGCCTAATAGCCGCTGACATATCGAGCAGCTTTGCGGAACAGCGAACGGAAGAGAACTACGCAGTCGTTGGCCGACGCTACAAACAGACCTTCCTCAGCTCCGGCGGATCTGTGCCCACGGCGGAAGTGTTCCGCCGCTTCCAGGGTCGCGACCCGTCCGGCGAGGCGCTCCTCAAGTCATTAGACATTTTCGAACCCTCCCAGACCACAGAAAACAATTGAGGGTCATGTTCTGACCCGCTAGTACGTTATCATTTGTGTGTAGTCAGCTGATAAGCCTGATCGATGGCGGCCTTGGGTGCTCGACCTAATTGACTAACAATCTTAGGGGAAAGTAATCTTTGGAGTATTTgatacaattttacaataggttTGAAgtataatttgttaaatatttgttaattGGCCGAGAAATACATGTACTTATTTGAAGTAAGTATAAATATGAATTCTCTGATTTGAAATAAATggtaatttttaaataagtttttggtataaaaatatttaaacaaatattttgtactttcGCCTCTACGATTCGTTAGTCGTCAGGTCGATACATACCCTAATGGCAGCCGGATTATGTGATAGCGATCGCGTGAGTCAGGCGGGATCTTATCGCTGATGTGCAGGTGGTGTCGCCAGCTGCCGGCACAAGTTTCCCCAGTTAAAACACACATTGTtgctttatttaaataatactttaataataaattgcATAAATTTATAACATTCAACATATTCTCTCGCTCCTTCCTCGGCTTTCGATTAGGTtcgatatatatatacacaacAAAGGCGAAATATGCATTCTACGGAAAGGAAAATACATCTAGTGGTTTAAAAGCTTTCACTTGTCTAGCCCCCCTTTGGAAAGCCGCTAGAAATGGGAAACCGAAAGTCGTAAAAGAAATAATCAAAGTAGATTTCGACGCAAGGGATGGATCAAACTTGGTTAGTTTACAggaattaatttatatatatgcaCTAGATCGAAGTGTGGTACTACTATATGCGTATGTGCTGCTCCGCAATTCATCGGAGCGTGTCCCGCTGTGGTGTCTCGGTTATGTGCAGTGGTGTGCAGGCTGCATATTTGAAATCTTTAGAATATTCGCTAAGGCTGCTATGTGTGGTAGTGGCTGCAGTTGTTGCTCCCATGGCTGCTCCTTTGGCTACTGCTGTCTAGTAGATCTCCGGACAGCCCTCGAAGTTCTGCGCCGCCTTGGCCTCCCAGTAGGTGTTCTTAAAGACGTGCACAAATTCCTCGCTGCCCTCCGCCTTTTCGCGCTTGAACCACATGGGCTCGTAGGCTGGATAAGGCCTGCCCTCCGCCGCCGCTTGCTCTGCCTCGGCCTCCCGCCTGCGTCGTTCTGTGCGCTGCTTGTCCTCCAGACGCAACTTCTCTTTGTTCGACTCGTCCCAGTTGCCCTGCTCCATAAGCCGTTGGTCGGGACGCAGGCGTGAATCCGTCGGCGCCACGCCCTCCTCCTCTTCGTTGAGCTGGCAGGCTAGTATGGTGAAGTTGTAGAACTTCTCCGAGTCCGGTGGAGCAGGACGGCGACGCCAGGCCAGCTTAAAGTCGCCCGTGGTATAAGTTGGACTGCTGGGCGATCCCGTGGTCTTCAGCACCGGTGCGATTTCGATCTTCAGGTCCCAGGTACCTCGCACCACCCACTTAACCTCGTTGTCTTTGTTCATCACCACGCCCTTGACGCTCCGCTGCACCTCACGGCTGAAGTACGAGTAAGGGATAAAGTTCAAGATGCACTTTAGCCCCTCCGCCGCCTGCGATCCCTTGATTTCCATTTCGCCATGCTGGTCCACCCACAGTTTGCCCACAATGATGTTGTTCACTGTGGTGGTCACCTTGCGCCAGGAATAACGCCTACCGCTGTCCACAAATTGCACATAGACGCCACCCAGGGGATTAACCTGCGGGGAAATCAATTGATTAAACAAGGAAGGAAATGGTAAGGTGTTTCCATAGCCATCTCAGAGTTTACTGTCtataaaacatttccttttTGCATCCTACGATCTTAAGATGCTTGTTTGAACGATACTCACTTGAACGTACTTGCCGCGGAACTTGCTGGTCATGGAGAATTCCTGCCAGCACGTCCAGTTCTTGCTCTCGCAGTGGAGCGCCGCCACCGGTGGATGATGGGACACCTGCTCGGCCAGGCACCTCCAGCCGTAGTCGTCCATACGATCGCACTCGAAGGTCTCGCCCAGCAGCGGATTGAAGGGCTTGCCGGTGCGGTTCGTTGTCGTGGCATAAGCAGACACAGTGAAGGCGGCCAGGTAGGCCAGCTGCTCGCACTCGTCCTGACAGGTGGCCGCATAGTCGAGGATCTCCGAGTACTCGTAGTCCTCCACCAGACGCTGCAGCATCGACAGCGGCTCGTTGAAGTTTATGGGCATGGGAATTTTGGACAGATCCTTGCCGATGCAGTTCTTCATGATGCCCCATAGGCTGACGGGGTGGTTCGGTTTGTCCGGCACTCGTTCGCGCCGCTTCTTCATCAGATCAGGGTTCCAGTTGCGTCCATAGATGGAGTCGGTGCTCGCCTTGGGCAGCACCGCTTTGTCCACATCGTCATCGTCGCCCTGCCCTCCTGAGGCCACCCGTGGGGCACTCACCAGGCACACCTGCTGCACCGTCTGCACAGTACGCTTCTGCTCATCGCTCTCCGATGAGCTGCCCTCCAGCTGGCCCTCCACCTGGTCCTCGCTGCTGCTTCGTCGCGTGTTCATTTTGAGGATGAAGGTGCCCCGCTCTCGATCCGGCGACTCCACTGTGCGACCTGGCCCAGTGTAGCCATGCTCCTCGGCGTCGAAGAACTCCACCTCATCGTCGGAGGTCACCAGGGAGCCGACAGTGCTAACGCCAGAGCCGGACGGCACCTGCTTGTTCTGGCGCACAAGGACGGCGGCCTGCTCCATCTGTGACTGTTGCTTGGCCATCGTCTCGACGATCTCCTCCAGCCGCTGGCGCTGCTCGCGCTCGTGGTGCAGCATCTTGGACCACTTGTGACCCTGAGCCTCCGCCGAGGACAGGTAATCGTTGCCGGCGTTGATCATTGCATTCGATGTGATCCGAAAGAGGGTGGCCCGCTCGTTGACGATCTTCGTGCGGCTGGCCAGCGACTCCTCCTCGTTCGTCTCCAGATCGTTGAGCGCCCGCTGCAAGGCGGCGCCGTGCTTGGTGATCAGGTCGTagcaggtgcgcatgttctcCAGCCGTTCGGTGAGATCCCGGACCACCGAGCTGATCTCCTGGCTGGGCACGACGTGCGCCGTCTCCgtttcctcctcctcctcacACTCGAGGACCCGGATGGCCTTGGCCTTGGCCAGCTCCAGGGCGGTGACCCAAGACTGGCGCTCCACCTCGGTGCCGGCCTTGATGTGGAACGTCTGGGTGCCGCCGTTCGAGATGACGAACGTGCACGAGTCCACCGTGTGGATAAGGGCTCCGTGCAGCGATATGGTGCCCCGGCACGTATGGTTTATCTCCGTCTGGTTGCGGTAATAGCTCAGCACGCCTTTGGACAAGACGAACCACCTCCGCTGGTAGCCCTTGATGTAGTTGGTCCACTTTAGCAGCCAGCCCTTCATCTCCGGCAGGCCCTTATCGGCCAGCGCATTGTTAGTGGCGTCCGTCATGGTGGCGCCCGGTTCTGGGATCCGGATgggctcctcctcctccggaCGGATGGAGCACCTGCTACGAGACTGCGAGAATAGCGCCACGTACGATGACTGGCGATTGGGCGATTGGGTTCCGTTCTGCAACTCCGACTTGAAAATCGAACGAGCTATTGGTTATTGGACGGCGACGGTTGATTGCTGGCCAGTTGCTGGCATCGCACAGGGGGCACTTCGCCTCCGGATCACCAACGAGATTCCGATTACGTTCCGGTCGCGAGTACGCGGCGCGTTCACTGCGAATTTCGTTTCGATTCGCTTCCAATTTTCctgcagaaaataaaaaaactgtGGAAGTTGAGTGCGCgtctgtgtgcgtgtgtgtctCGTGTGTGTGTTGGCGCAGCTGCAGGTGTGTGCGTTTGGCAGTGTTACCAGGTTTTAAGCGGGCTTCCCTCCTGGCATATCGATTGCCTCAGACAATTTGCACCCGGTATCGATACCATCCGAtctgaatatatttttaacggGCTTTTACTTAAAACTACCGTTAGTATAAATAATGAACTATTAAAACTGCACAATTAGATTCCATGCCTTGAGTTATATGatcccgattttgacgtgggatacctctatgagtttgtggttgaattctctaataatttaaatttaaatgtttatttttaacaagggtcaaaattttcaaaaactgcacttccataTTCCATAACTATTGTTTTTGGATTCCGATTAAGAcgtggaatacctttatgaaATGGTGGAGCCATTTTCTAAAATTCTACAATAAAAATCATCTTTGATACGAGGGTccaaaatttaacccattttcatgtccggTTTTTCCGTAAAACCAATGGCGCTCagatgggaacccaaaactgaaatTCTATAATCCATAGcttgagtaattggataccgatttagaagtgtgatacctctatgagtttgtgcttAAATTccctaataatctacattaaaatatttcttttaatcggaggtcaaaattttagtcaattttcatgttcgatttttcaggaattccaatggttttcagaatgggaacccaaaactgcacttcaagaACTCATAACTTGGGTATTTGGActccgatttagacgtgggatgcctctatgatattgtggttgaattctctaacaaTATAAACTAAAATGTTTCTTTTCTGCGAGGGTcgaaattttagcccattttcatgttcaattttttcgtatttccaatggattTCAGTATTGGAatccaaaactgcacttcaagatcccataacttgggtatttggattccgatttagacATGGGATGCCTTTATGAAttcgtggttgaattctctaacaatataaattaaaaggtTTCTTCTCTGCGAAGGtcgaaattttaacccattttcatgtttaattttttcgtatttccaatggatgTCAATattggaacccaaaactgcacttca is from Drosophila suzukii chromosome 3, CBGP_Dsuzu_IsoJpt1.0, whole genome shotgun sequence and encodes:
- the LOC108014565 gene encoding oligopeptidase A — encoded protein: MLNILRRRPASVPLIRAAFSAPLHTSENRPGYIVLVPEIGEEGPLGEGVLKPDGLPAFSDITIEMCLGAIGQQASAVENSVKALENDLHSGKPLDARGIFRELDTVTGPLETTWGVAKALYLGNSTLIPTKSYMNIHERARNARAAKFCNHTVYKALKDATSESGPDEQRLRQKFLLEGKLNGLILDKEKQDGLKELLTHLGRERASFKNKVNMAVHSFGQVITDFNLVRDFPPSLLEATARDSNQPLQGPWKITLQPQVVDGFLKYCPERLQRWNVWRASVLKASSTQEKSLENSTHLEKIRGLRKRQANLLGYANFADMSMQTKMVGSVDNLKQIFAKLLKFAGPAQSVELEKLQSFAQDSGCDYKLDAYDVAYWRRKQLVAEHGLQEQKISEFFPLPRVLSGMFALSEKLFGIHIVEQPNAEVWHPAVKFYDVFDADSANSSTPVGGFYVDCYSKEHKFGRNNGWMVGIRNSNKSAGLTPLCALIFNFSEPQRNLAEGRPPLLGYDDLQMLFKTFGSGLQHLLTQAGYSDLAGLSNIEWDASQVSGHVMSNFLDDPTVIRSLSGHFSSGEPLEAEISQKMRLLKTQLAGYNLCQDLYLADLDIELHRSNAFWLDIVRKLWPVYHCMPLDKKDAHPCSLTDIFAGDWAAAQFSHLYSRLIAADISSSFAEQRTEENYAVVGRRYKQTFLSSGGSVPTAEVFRRFQGRDPSGEALLKSLDIFEPSQTTENN
- the Osbp gene encoding oxysterol-binding protein 1, which produces MTDATNNALADKGLPEMKGWLLKWTNYIKGYQRRWFVLSKGVLSYYRNQTEINHTCRGTISLHGALIHTVDSCTFVISNGGTQTFHIKAGTEVERQSWVTALELAKAKAIRVLECEEEEETETAHVVPSQEISSVVRDLTERLENMRTCYDLITKHGAALQRALNDLETNEEESLASRTKIVNERATLFRITSNAMINAGNDYLSSAEAQGHKWSKMLHHEREQRQRLEEIVETMAKQQSQMEQAAVLVRQNKQVPSGSGVSTVGSLVTSDDEVEFFDAEEHGYTGPGRTVESPDRERGTFILKMNTRRSSSEDQVEGQLEGSSSESDEQKRTVQTVQQVCLVSAPRVASGGQGDDDDVDKAVLPKASTDSIYGRNWNPDLMKKRRERVPDKPNHPVSLWGIMKNCIGKDLSKIPMPINFNEPLSMLQRLVEDYEYSEILDYAATCQDECEQLAYLAAFTVSAYATTTNRTGKPFNPLLGETFECDRMDDYGWRCLAEQVSHHPPVAALHCESKNWTCWQEFSMTSKFRGKYVQVNPLGGVYVQFVDSGRRYSWRKVTTTVNNIIVGKLWVDQHGEMEIKGSQAAEGLKCILNFIPYSYFSREVQRSVKGVVMNKDNEVKWVVRGTWDLKIEIAPVLKTTGSPSSPTYTTGDFKLAWRRRPAPPDSEKFYNFTILACQLNEEEEGVAPTDSRLRPDQRLMEQGNWDESNKEKLRLEDKQRTERRRREAEAEQAAAEGRPYPAYEPMWFKREKAEGSEEFVHVFKNTYWEAKAAQNFEGCPEIY